A region from the Acaryochloris sp. CCMEE 5410 genome encodes:
- a CDS encoding Uma2 family endonuclease, whose product MQTQLPVAETTKTMPAEQRLTLNNVSWDTYEKILDAFGEHRAAHITYDEGVLEFMVPLEAHENPSEALGSMIFNLVVDCDLTIKSMASTTLRRKQLQKGAEPDKCFYIQNEPLVRGKTVDIEKDPPPDLVMEVDITHSDINKNALYAKLGIPEFWRFNGETLRILQLKDGQYQEVEVSPTFPWLDKKVIYGYLEECRSLGEAQAMRNFRKWLQENKPS is encoded by the coding sequence ATGCAAACTCAGCTACCTGTTGCCGAAACAACGAAGACGATGCCCGCTGAGCAACGCCTCACCCTCAATAATGTTTCTTGGGACACCTATGAAAAAATTCTGGATGCCTTTGGTGAACATCGAGCAGCACATATCACCTATGACGAGGGAGTGCTAGAGTTCATGGTTCCGTTGGAAGCACATGAAAATCCGAGTGAGGCCCTTGGATCGATGATTTTTAATTTGGTCGTCGATTGCGATCTAACGATCAAATCGATGGCTTCGACGACCTTGCGGCGCAAACAGTTGCAGAAGGGAGCTGAACCGGATAAATGTTTCTATATCCAAAATGAACCGTTGGTCAGAGGCAAAACCGTTGATATAGAGAAGGATCCGCCCCCTGACTTGGTGATGGAAGTCGATATCACTCACTCAGATATCAACAAAAATGCCCTCTACGCAAAACTAGGCATTCCTGAGTTTTGGCGCTTCAATGGCGAGACACTGCGGATTCTCCAACTGAAAGACGGCCAATATCAAGAAGTGGAGGTCAGTCCTACTTTCCCTTGGTTAGACAAGAAGGTGATCTATGGCTACTTAGAGGAATGTCGCTCTCTGGGGGAGGCTCAAGCGATGAGAAATTTTCGGAAGTGGCTCCAGGAAAATAAGCCCAGTTAG